From Corvus moneduloides isolate bCorMon1 chromosome 9, bCorMon1.pri, whole genome shotgun sequence:
GACAGAACAGaataccttcttttttttaaatacagaataaagTTGCTGGGCCTTCCTACTCTGATAATGATCAATTTGTTTCCAAAATTGTTAATCttagaaaaacacacacaaaatattcaGACATGGAGGTTTTAGTGGTAAATCAATAGAACTAGTCAACATTCATTGCTCCTGCACCTTAATGCTGCTCCTGTCACCCTGAAGAAGAATCAATATTATCTTGCCCATGAACATCAGTCTTCCAGTCAGCCTTAGATTTGAAGCCCATTTTTCCACAGTTTTCACATATTTTGCCTTTGCTCTCATGTGATCTAAATGCAAAAGGAGCATCCAGATACCATCTTCTGTTCCTTTTGACAAAGCAGTTTTTTCATTGCAAACTGTTGCTGATTGCTTAATGACATCTTTAAGATGCTGCTGTACCCAAAGAATCAGATCATGCACCATGGGTTCAGAAAGATGCTTCTTTGCTTGTTCAAGTAATTTATCTTTCACGTCCATGCATTGGGCCCTTGTAAGCTGGTCTGAGTTAACAGAAATATCCGGTAGAGTTGATGGGTAATTGACTGGTAAATGAAATAACAGCTTTAAAACTACATCTG
This genomic window contains:
- the RWDD3 gene encoding RWD domain-containing protein 3 yields the protein MSELAREELSALAAIYCEPGACEVLAASETHGISFRIQISVKEVLDTDVVLKLLFHLPVNYPSTLPDISVNSDQLTRAQCMDVKDKLLEQAKKHLSEPMVHDLILWVQQHLKDVIKQSATVCNEKTALSKGTEDGIWMLLLHLDHMRAKAKYVKTVEKWASNLRLTGRLMFMGKIILILLQGDRSSIKEYLILQKTSKVDVDSGGKKCKEKMMSVLCETEIQSQHKRFQTFEIKEYSALEELQKEFEAAGLKTLFSAFVPPLFK